A DNA window from Macadamia integrifolia cultivar HAES 741 chromosome 4, SCU_Mint_v3, whole genome shotgun sequence contains the following coding sequences:
- the LOC122076389 gene encoding S-protein homolog 27-like, whose amino-acid sequence MVEGNILFKWVMEKRTDKLTTEPFKHRMGGFRSIIPVLIIVAVMMEYSPPWVCGCSFLTPRIHVRVQNKLGEGKRLYLHCASRDDDLGKHSLDFNQVFTWTFCRNFSMSTIFYCDFSYARDGINVSTHGAVYYGERDECTDCTDLVQPQGVYVADTKNPSHSALVAIWP is encoded by the coding sequence ATGGTAGAGGGAAATATTCTATTTAAGTGGGTGATGGAGAAAAGAACTGACAAATTAACAACAGAGCCATTCAAGCACAGAATGGGTGGTTTTAGAAGTATCATTCCTGTTCTGATCATTGTTGCTGTGATGATGGAGTACTCACCACCTTGGGTTTGTGGGTGCAGCTTCCTTACTCCAAGAATACATGTAAGAGTGCAAAACAAATTGGGTGAAGGAAAGAGATTGTATTTGCATTGTGCATCAAGGGACGATGATCTTGGAAAGCACTCACTGGACTTCAATCAGGTATTCACATGGACCTTTTGTCGAAATTTTTCGATGTCTACTATCTTCTACTGTGACTTCTCGTATGCAAGGGATGGAATAAATGTAAGCACTCATGGAGCCGTTTATTATGGAGAAAGAGATGAATGCACAGACTGCACGGATCTTGTTCAACCACAAGGGGTTTATGTAGCAGACACAAAGAACCCTAGTCACTCCGCACTTGTGGCAATATGGCCTTAA